A segment of the Commensalibacter oyaizuii genome:
GTTAGAGACCATGTCTACAGGGAAGGCAGATGGTGCATCAGGGATGGCATTACGGTGGTTAAAACCTTTACAACAAGGATTTGACGTTAAATTAGTTGCTGGATTACATTCAGGCTGTTTGCACTTATTGGCACCAGAAAACGGTGATATTAAAACTCTTGCTGCGCTTAAGGGCAAAACTATTGGAGTTGGTGATATTGGCGGTCCCGCCAAAAACTTCTTTAGTATGCGTTTTAAAGAAATAGGAATAGATCCAGAAAAAGAGGTCAGTTGGCGACAATTTCCAGAGGATATGCTACCACTTGCTTTAAAACGTGGTGCAATTCAGGCCGCAGGTCTGGATGATCCATTGGCACATTTATTCCAAACTAAAAATAAGTTAATTTCTATTGATTCCAATATGGAAGGGCAGTGGAAGCATATTGCCTGTTGTGTTGTTGGCCTAAGGGGGTCTTTGATTCGTAAGGAACCCATGGTTGCCAAAGCTATCACCCAAGCAATTTTAGAAGCTGGGCAGTGGGTACATCATAACAAAATGGAAGCAGCCAAAATGTTTGAACCATATGCGCCCAAAGTCTCTGCCCAAGAATTGGCAGCAATCTTGGAAACAGAAGGTACGCACGAACAGTCTGTTGGATGGCAATTGCAAAAAGATGTAGTTTTTTATGCCAATCAGCTCAAACAAATTGGTGTATTTCCGTCTTCGTTGAATTCTGAAACCTATGCGAAAAAAGTAACACAGGATCTTTTTACTGGATGAAAAAGATTGTTATAAATGCCTATTGGCCCCAAGTCGTTGGTGCGATTGCGTGGCTGATCACTGGGGCTTTGACTTATTTGATCCCAAATGCAGACGACTTTCCAAGAACAACAACATTTGCCCTTGCCTGCGTTAGTGTAGCTGTATTAAGTGCATTAACATTGCCCCTTAATAAGGTTCGTTATTATGGTGCGTGGATTTTGGCCTTGGCTGTGTTTATTGGATTGTGGGAAGTGATTCAGGCGAAATTCCTACTATTGCCCAGACCCTTTTTTGGTGCGCCACAAGAATTACTGGATGTCTTCATTACCGACTGGCTGAAACTATTGGATGCATTGGTGCATTCAATGATGTTGTTGGTTGGTGGATATATCTTAGGGTGCATTATTGGTTTTTCTATTGGTGTTGGAATGGGATGGTCGTTGCGTTTTGGTTATTGGGCACATCCAATTTTACGTTTCTTAGGGCCATTACCTCCTGTAGCATTTTTACCTTTATTGTTTGCAGTTATTCCTTCTAGTTTTATTGCAGGCGAGTTATTGATGGCATTTGCGGCGGCATTCCCAGTAGCGA
Coding sequences within it:
- a CDS encoding ABC transporter substrate-binding protein gives rise to the protein MGFRKLNRRQFSRSLLAVSGATILSGSIGKALADEGSPFPDLGSAVKLDGKPRKITLAWSADSICTAAFPVAKQKGFFEKYNLDVNFIDFAGSVDQMLETMSTGKADGASGMALRWLKPLQQGFDVKLVAGLHSGCLHLLAPENGDIKTLAALKGKTIGVGDIGGPAKNFFSMRFKEIGIDPEKEVSWRQFPEDMLPLALKRGAIQAAGLDDPLAHLFQTKNKLISIDSNMEGQWKHIACCVVGLRGSLIRKEPMVAKAITQAILEAGQWVHHNKMEAAKMFEPYAPKVSAQELAAILETEGTHEQSVGWQLQKDVVFYANQLKQIGVFPSSLNSETYAKKVTQDLFTG
- a CDS encoding ABC transporter permease is translated as MKKIVINAYWPQVVGAIAWLITGALTYLIPNADDFPRTTTFALACVSVAVLSALTLPLNKVRYYGAWILALAVFIGLWEVIQAKFLLLPRPFFGAPQELLDVFITDWLKLLDALVHSMMLLVGGYILGCIIGFSIGVGMGWSLRFGYWAHPILRFLGPLPPVAFLPLLFAVIPSSFIAGELLMAFAAAFPVAILTWSGIAGVNPGYYDVAKTMGAKPLFLIRHVAIPAALPFVFVGMFMALGSCFYMLVVAEMLGVKAGLGFYMQWAQGWAAYPNMYAALFIMAVMCTSFMTLLFKVRNRLLRWQKESIKW